The Flavobacteriales bacterium sequence TTGGATGGCTGATTTCGGGAAACCCTTTCATTGGATTAAAGATAGGAATAGCTGAAGTCGTAACTAAAATGGTTCTATACTATTTTCATGAGAAAGTATGGTATAAATCTAATTTTGGCTTGCAAAGTAGAAGTTAACTCACATGAGTAAAAACACAACTAAATATCAATTTACTGTCAGTCAATCGGATAGAGAAAAGTTGCATAATCATAAGGCTTTTTTAATATGGTTTACGGGTTTGTCTGGCTCAGGAAAATCAACTATTGCTAATGCCTTGGAACATGAGCTTTACTCTAGAAATATTTCTACATATATTTTGGATGGCGATAACATACGTCAAGGGATTAATAAAGACTTGGGATTTTCTTCTGAACACAGAACGGAGAATATTCGTAGAATAGCCGAGATAGCCAATCTTTTTGTCGATGCAGGAATAGTGACATTAGC is a genomic window containing:
- the cysC gene encoding adenylyl-sulfate kinase — encoded protein: MSKNTTKYQFTVSQSDREKLHNHKAFLIWFTGLSGSGKSTIANALEHELYSRNISTYILDGDNIRQGINKDLGFSSEHRTENIRRIAEIANLFVDAGIVTLASFVSPFRKDREDVKKIVGDDKVIEIYVSTSLEECERRDVKGLYQKARNGKITNMTGISAPYEAPLSADLELDTESLSVEDCVQAILQLIEKRLDG